A genomic stretch from Bradyrhizobium sp. 195 includes:
- a CDS encoding serine hydrolase domain-containing protein, producing the protein MRPTEIMRGSPPAPEALVTRANWRSYPAIRWGFTHTREVLPTAEVQRSANPSPITCSPRELAKLGFTAPDGTPTTVEATLRETFADTLLVMHRGTLIHEWYGDGMSAATPHLICSISKAIAGTLGGVLAARGLVDPEARVVRYVPELETSVYGGCTVRNLLDMAVAIKFEEDYEDPAGDVARYRFSSGWDMPPPGVEAGHQRAYLTTLRGTGKPHGKVFHYVSPNTEVLGWVYERACGMPYQHILSEYLWQPMGAEEDGSLTLDSHGMGRIAGGLSVTARDLIRFGEMIRCRGVVQGQQVVPGWWIDDIRENGDPKAWADGDLAEFFPGARYRSKWFTIDPSRNALTAIGIHGQLLYVDLDSDTVIVKLATQPKAMDVPIDLRWFAAFRAITAHPAHA; encoded by the coding sequence ATGCGGCCGACCGAGATCATGCGTGGCAGCCCGCCGGCGCCCGAGGCCCTGGTGACGCGCGCCAACTGGCGCAGCTATCCCGCGATCCGCTGGGGCTTCACCCATACCCGCGAAGTCCTGCCGACGGCCGAGGTTCAGCGCTCGGCGAATCCCAGCCCCATCACCTGCTCGCCGCGTGAGCTGGCAAAGCTCGGCTTCACGGCGCCCGACGGCACGCCCACCACGGTCGAGGCAACCTTGCGCGAAACCTTCGCGGACACGCTGCTCGTGATGCACCGGGGCACGCTGATCCACGAATGGTATGGCGACGGCATGAGTGCGGCCACGCCGCATCTGATCTGCTCCATCAGCAAGGCGATCGCCGGCACCTTGGGCGGCGTGCTGGCGGCACGTGGCCTGGTCGATCCCGAGGCGAGGGTGGTGCGCTACGTGCCGGAACTCGAGACCTCGGTCTACGGCGGCTGCACCGTCCGCAATCTCCTCGACATGGCCGTCGCCATCAAGTTCGAGGAGGATTACGAGGACCCCGCCGGCGACGTCGCGCGCTATCGCTTTTCCTCGGGCTGGGACATGCCGCCGCCGGGCGTCGAGGCCGGTCACCAGCGCGCCTATCTCACCACGCTACGCGGGACAGGGAAACCGCACGGCAAAGTGTTCCATTACGTCTCGCCCAACACCGAAGTGCTCGGCTGGGTCTATGAGCGTGCCTGCGGTATGCCATACCAGCATATTCTGTCCGAATATCTCTGGCAGCCGATGGGCGCAGAGGAAGACGGCTCCCTGACACTCGATAGCCACGGCATGGGCCGCATTGCCGGCGGTCTCTCCGTCACCGCGCGCGATCTCATCCGCTTTGGTGAGATGATCCGTTGCCGTGGCGTCGTCCAGGGACAACAGGTGGTGCCCGGCTGGTGGATCGACGACATCCGTGAAAACGGCGATCCCAAGGCTTGGGCTGATGGCGATCTCGCCGAATTCTTCCCGGGCGCGCGCTACCGCAGCAAATGGTTCACGATCGATCCGTCGCGCAACGCGCTCACGGCGATCGGCATCCATGGCCAGTTGCTCTATGTCGACCTGGACTCGGACACCGTCATCGTCAAGCTCGCGACGCAGCCGAAGGCGATGGACGTACCGATCGACCTGCGCTGGTTCGCCGCCTTCCGCGCCATCACCGCGCATCCCGCTCATGCTTGA
- a CDS encoding primary-amine oxidase — MLDTAKAKPQAQAAAPYPLDPLTAAEITAACTMVRAAVASPENCRFPTVRLEEPTKQELAAGGARLPRRAFVMTLDVVTGEAIEHIVDLGRGEIVDRKLVPNREAPYGQPPVMLEEFFKCEAVVKADPGWRAAMQRRGLSDKDIELVQVDPFSSGFFDNEFERGARIVRAVSYFREHLQDNGYAHPIEGVVAVVDLIGGKVIDLTDEDPIVPIPRKKRNYGAHEVTDPRTDLKPLHIEQPEGASFRVDGWKVDWQKWSFRVGFTPREGLVLHQLAYQDGARKRSLIHRASVTEMVVPYADPTANHFWKSAFDAGEYGLGMLANALELGCDCLGNIHYFDVPAADSRGEPFVMQNAICMHEEDYGIAWKHYEFRNGLFEVRRSRRLVISFFATVGNYDYGFYWYLYQDGTIQLETKLTGIIQTAAVQPGQTYKWGGMVDDNLGGPTHQHFFNARLHMDLDGGGNTVTEHDFVPRPWGHDNPHGNVFDTTTRVLSRERDAAAIANGETGRFWKISNPNETSSVGNAPAYKLVVNPSPLMLAQEGSYVRRRGGFATKHVWVTAFDPSEKYASGDYPNVHAGGDGLPRYAALNRNIENADIVVWHSFGHTHVCKPEDFPVMPVEYTGFMLKPTGFFAANAAGDIPPDRNSRSVLAGEKGASATCCHANPG; from the coding sequence ATGCTCGATACCGCCAAAGCCAAACCGCAAGCGCAAGCTGCCGCACCATATCCGCTCGACCCGCTGACTGCCGCGGAGATCACGGCCGCCTGCACGATGGTACGCGCCGCTGTGGCTTCACCCGAGAACTGCCGCTTCCCGACGGTGCGGCTGGAGGAGCCTACCAAGCAGGAGCTGGCCGCGGGCGGAGCACGGCTTCCGCGCCGCGCCTTCGTGATGACGCTGGATGTCGTCACCGGGGAAGCGATCGAGCACATCGTCGATCTCGGCCGCGGCGAGATCGTTGATCGCAAACTCGTCCCCAACCGCGAGGCGCCCTATGGGCAGCCGCCGGTGATGCTGGAAGAGTTCTTCAAATGCGAGGCCGTGGTGAAGGCCGATCCCGGCTGGCGTGCGGCGATGCAGCGGCGCGGGCTCAGCGACAAGGACATCGAGCTGGTTCAGGTCGACCCGTTCTCCTCGGGCTTCTTCGACAACGAGTTCGAGCGCGGCGCCCGCATCGTGCGCGCCGTCAGCTATTTCCGCGAGCACCTCCAGGACAACGGCTACGCCCATCCGATCGAGGGCGTTGTCGCGGTCGTCGATCTGATCGGCGGCAAGGTCATCGACCTCACCGACGAGGATCCGATCGTGCCGATCCCGCGCAAGAAGCGAAACTACGGCGCGCATGAGGTCACGGACCCGCGCACCGACCTCAAGCCGCTGCACATCGAACAGCCCGAGGGCGCGAGCTTTCGCGTCGATGGCTGGAAGGTCGACTGGCAGAAATGGAGCTTTCGCGTCGGCTTCACGCCTCGCGAGGGCCTCGTGCTGCATCAGCTCGCCTACCAGGACGGCGCACGCAAGCGCTCGCTGATTCATCGCGCCAGCGTCACCGAGATGGTGGTGCCTTACGCCGACCCGACCGCCAATCATTTCTGGAAGTCGGCGTTCGATGCCGGCGAATACGGCCTCGGCATGCTCGCCAACGCGCTCGAACTCGGCTGCGACTGCCTCGGCAACATCCACTATTTCGATGTGCCGGCTGCCGACAGCAGGGGCGAGCCCTTCGTCATGCAGAACGCCATCTGCATGCATGAAGAAGACTACGGAATTGCCTGGAAGCACTATGAATTCCGCAACGGCCTGTTCGAGGTTCGCCGGTCCCGGCGGCTCGTGATCTCGTTTTTCGCAACCGTCGGCAATTACGACTACGGCTTCTACTGGTATCTCTACCAGGACGGCACGATCCAGCTCGAGACCAAGCTCACCGGCATCATCCAGACCGCCGCCGTGCAGCCGGGCCAGACATACAAATGGGGCGGCATGGTCGACGACAATCTGGGCGGACCGACGCATCAGCACTTCTTCAACGCGCGCCTGCACATGGACCTCGACGGCGGCGGCAATACCGTCACCGAGCACGACTTCGTGCCGCGGCCTTGGGGCCACGACAATCCGCACGGCAACGTGTTCGACACCACCACGCGCGTTCTGTCGCGCGAGCGCGATGCAGCGGCGATCGCCAACGGCGAGACCGGCCGGTTCTGGAAGATCAGCAATCCCAACGAGACCAGTTCGGTCGGCAATGCTCCCGCCTACAAGCTTGTCGTCAATCCGAGCCCGCTGATGCTGGCGCAGGAGGGCAGCTATGTGCGCAGGCGCGGCGGCTTTGCCACGAAGCACGTCTGGGTGACCGCGTTCGACCCGAGCGAAAAATACGCCAGCGGCGATTATCCCAACGTCCATGCGGGCGGCGACGGCCTGCCGCGCTATGCCGCGCTGAACCGAAACATCGAGAATGCCGACATCGTGGTGTGGCACTCGTTCGGCCACACCCATGTCTGCAAGCCCGAGGACTTTCCGGTCATGCCGGTCGAATATACCGGCTTCATGCTGAAGCCAACCGGCTTCTTTGCGGCCAATGCGGCCGGCGATATTCCGCCGGACCGCAACAGCCGCAGCGTGCTGGCAGGCGAAAAGGGCGCGTCCGCAACTTGTTGTCACGCGAACCCAGGGTAA